One stretch of Tenrec ecaudatus isolate mTenEca1 chromosome 18, mTenEca1.hap1, whole genome shotgun sequence DNA includes these proteins:
- the TMEM86B gene encoding lysoplasmalogenase TMEM86B, whose amino-acid sequence MISGLVGQDLSGFPRDNGGGQGGPIPGSKWQVQWVETPGWLEWAGACRWRSAVPCVGLTLPLKTASLVKCLTPFFLTCPAYFLFWIPEDPPSLLGAVVKCLPVLSLAAGLQALAPSGSTATLLKWGLLCSAVGDACLIWPDAFLHGMVAFAAAHLFYLVAFGFSPLRPTLLLPIALVSGLYLCFLLLHLPPDMTFPVAAYSLMLAAVLWRGLARGGSAGPGALLFTFSDSVLAWGTFVWPLPHARLVVMTTYYAAQILISLSVRDGPKHKAS is encoded by the exons ATGATTAGCGGGCTAGTTGGCCAAGATCTATCTGGCTTCCCCAGGGACAATGGGGGAGGACAGGGGGGCCCCATACCTGGATCCAAGTGGCAAGTCCAGTGGGTGGAGACCCCTGGGTGGTTGGAGTGGGCAGGAGCCTGccgctggaggtcagcagtgcccTGTGTTGGTCTCACCCTACCCCTGAAGACAGCCAGCCTGGTCAAGTGCCTCACCCCCTTCTTCCTCACCTGTCcggcctacttcctcttctggatcccTGAGGACCCGCCGTCCCTGCTGGGGGCCGTGGTTAAATGCCTGCCGGTGCTGAGCCTGGCTGCTGGCCTGCAGGCCCTGGCACCGTCCGGGAGCACAGCCACCCTCCTGAAGTGGGGCCTGCTGTGCTCAGCCGTGGGCGACGCCTGCCTCATCTGGCCTGATGCCTTCCTGCATG GAATGGTCGCTTTTGCTGCTGCCCACCTGTTCTACCTGGTGGCCTTCGGCTTCTCCCCACTACGGCCCACCCTGCTGCTGCCCATCGCCCTGGTCAGCGGCCTGTACCTCTGTTTCTTGCTGCTGCACTTGCCCCCGGACATGACCTTCCCGGTGGCCGCCTACAGCCTCATGTTGGCTGCGGTGCTTTGGCGTGGTCTGGCCCGGGGAGGCAGCGCCGGCCCAGGGGCCCTGCTCTTCACCTTCTCAGACTCCGtgctggcctggggcacctttgTCTGGCCGCTGCCTCACGCCCGCCTCGTGGTCATGACCACCTACTACGCCGCCCAGATCCTCATCTCCCTGTCCGTCCGAGATGGCCCCAAGCACAAAGCCAGCTGA